Part of the Sporomusa termitida genome, ATTAAGATTGCCAAAGTCAATGTTGATGAGAGCCGTTCACTGGCGCAAAAATATGGTGTTATGAGTTTGCCGACGATGGTTGTCTTTAAGAATGGTGAACAGGTTGAGAAACTGACCGGGTATATGCCGAAAGCGAATATTGCTGCTAAAGTGGAAAAACTGATATAAGTTAAAAGTTAATTCCCGGCCTTCTGAGGCCGGGAATTTTTTGTCCTGACAGACAGTCATGCCGTTACAACGGCACCATCAAAGAAATAAAAATGCTATTTTTCAGGATAGAGAGTATAACTTTCGCCTGGATAAAGGCAATATCGGCTTACGCTTCGCCCAAGCCTCGGCGCAAGCCGTGTCTTCTTTATGTATACGCATATCCCCGTACCTTTTAGCATAGGAAATACCATAGTATTTCGAACTAACGGAGGACACTCTGGTGCGGGCTCCAGTAATAAAAGTAGTACTTGTAGGCTCACCGAATGTCGGTAAAAGTGCCATATTTAATCATTTAACAGGCCGCTATGCGGCAGTATCGAATTATCCCGGCACTAGTGTTGATATTGCGGTTGGCCAGTTCAGCTGTAACGGTCACCGGTTCGAGGTTATGGATACACCGGGCTTGTATTCGCTGATTCCTCTGACCGAGGAAGAGCGGGTTACCAGGTTACTGCTGGCTAAACGCAGGCCTGATGTTATCGTCCATGTAGTTGATGCGAAGAATCTAAAGCGTATGCTGAATCTGACTATGCAGCTGCTTGATACCGGGATTCCTGTCATCCTTAACCTGAATATTATGGATGAAGCTCGACAGATTGGCATGATGATTGATATTGTGCGACTTGAACAATTGCTGGGAATTCCGGTTGTTGCCACTGCTGCTGTTAGCGGTACCGGAATGGGTGCTTTAACAAAGGCAATTAGTCAATATCAAGTGATAAAACCGGTTTTTATACCATTGAATGAACAGATTGAGCGGTCTGTGGCCGGCATAAGTGCGCTGTTAAGCCGAAACTACGGCTTTGACCAGCGCAGTGCCTCCCTCTTAATCCTGCAAGGGGACGAAAGCGCAGTGGCAGTTGCTCAAACCGAAGCTGCCTGGCCGGATATAGCTGCTGCCATTAAGCAGCTGCCGTTCCGGCCGGATCACAACCTTGGTGCTCTGGTAGCGGCGGCGCGGCAGGATATTATTGATAAGCTTATTGCCCAAACGGTGGTGTACGCGCCGCCGGGCTGCCGTGAACGGAAAGGGCTGGCCCCATGGCTGGGAAAGGTAACCAGAAAACCCTTAACAGGCATCCCTATTTTATGCATTGTTCTGTATTGCGGTCTATACCAGTTTGTGGGGAAATTCGGTGCCGGTTATCTTGTTGATTATATTAATAACTGCGTGTTTATACCAATCCTTATTCCCGTGGCCCAAGGCGCGGTTAATGCCTGGATTCCGTGGGAATGGCTGCGCTCGCTGCTGGTGGGGGACTATGGTGTCTTTACGATGGGCTTCCGCTATGCGGCAGCAATTATTCTGCCTATTGTCGGGACATTTTTCTTAGCTTTTGCCGTACTGGAGGATACCGGCTACCTGCCGCGGCTGGCTATGCTGGCCGATTCGGTGTTCCGGTATTTCGGACTGAATGGCCGGGCCGTTATTCCCTTGACACTGGGGCTGGGCTGCGGTACTATGGCAGTCATGGTGACACGCACCCTGGAAACGAAGCGGGAGCGGCTGTTAGCTACATTTTTATTATCTTTGACTATCCCTTGTTCGGCTCAGCTTGGCGTTGTGCTGGCGCTGCTTTCGCATAACCCGGCCGCAGTTATTCTCTGGAGTGGGTATTTACTTCTCATTTTTGCTGTTGCGGGCAGGTTAAGCACCAGGCTTGTGCCCGGGCACCGGAGTGCTTTCTATATGGAGCTGCCGCCATTAAGATTACCGCTTATCCGTAATGTCATAAAAAAAGCGTCCACGCGGATGACGTGGTATTTTAGGGAAATATTGCCGGTATTTGTTGCTGCCAGTGCTGTATTATGGGCTGGTGACCGCAGTGGCATTTTAGCTGCCCTGATTCAATATCTGCAGCCTGTTATGGGGCTGATCGGACTGCCGCCGGCCGCAGCGCAAGCTTTTTTGCTCGGTTTTTTCCGCCGTGATTATGGTGCCGCCGGGCTGTATGACCTGGCGGCTGCCGGCCGGCTGACAGATATGCAGTTAGTGGTTGCCGCCGTTGCCCTGACCCTGTTTGTTCCGTGTGTTGCCCAGTTTGCCGTGATGGTCAAGGAACGGGGGCCGATCACCGCCTGCATTATGGTGGCATTGATTATCATGATTACATTTATTGCGGCAACTTTCATTCACCAGTTGCTGCAGCTGGGCCTGGTTTTAGGCCTGGCGGGAGGGATAGTGTGAAACCGGTTATCATGCTCCGGGCTGGCGAAACGGCTAAAATTATCGCTGTACGCAGTCATGATGACCAGCATATGCGGAAGCTGACTGTGTTTGGCTTATTGCCCGGAGCGGACATAGAAGTGCTGCAGACCGCTCCGGTCTATGTCCTGCGTATTGATAATACTGAGCTGGCCCTAGACTATGAAACGGCCGCCGGGATTCTTGTTGCCACCACGCGGGCAGGCCGGTGAAGAAAAAAACGGCTGCGGTGTTGCTTCGAGGCAGCATAAAACTTTTGACTTGTGACAGGCAAAAAAAACAGGGCCGGCTAGGCCCTGCTTATTAACCCTATCAGGAGTTTAGCAAGTTCAAAACCTGATCTAGGGGATAAGAAAAATCTTTACCCTAAAGGGCACAGGTGGCTTCTGCCGGCTCCTGAGGACTTGGAACAAGCCAAATTTTTCTAAGGACTATTCGTTTACGGCTTTGTTTAGATCGGCCACCAGAGCGGTTGTATCTATGCCGTGAGCGGCCGCGCCTTGCTCAATGTTCTCAAAGCGGGCAGCAGCACAGCCAAGGCAACCCATGCCGTAGCTGCGGAATACTTGCACAGTCTGGGGATATTTTTGGACAACATCAACGATGCTCATTTCTTTAGTGATACTCATTGTAGCAGCCTCCTTAAGTTAAATATGGAATATGTTTACAAGCTAATTCATTATATCATACTTGATTAAAGCTTGTCATGATTTTATTATTATAATGGTTACCTTGGTAATTATACTAATACCTGTCCGACAATGAAAAAGTATGACCAAGCTTTCCGTCAACAGGCGATAGCGGAACCAGGACTTTAGTCTCCAAATTTTGGTTTTTTTTAAATCCTGCAGATTTCAGGCAGGATTTTTTTTATTTGCCCAGAATAGAC contains:
- the trxA gene encoding thioredoxin, encoding MANVVNANENNFQEEVLDATKPVLVDFWAPWCGYCTRLAPVMDELAEEMSDQIKIAKVNVDESRSLAQKYGVMSLPTMVVFKNGEQVEKLTGYMPKANIAAKVEKLI
- the feoB gene encoding ferrous iron transport protein B, encoding MRAPVIKVVLVGSPNVGKSAIFNHLTGRYAAVSNYPGTSVDIAVGQFSCNGHRFEVMDTPGLYSLIPLTEEERVTRLLLAKRRPDVIVHVVDAKNLKRMLNLTMQLLDTGIPVILNLNIMDEARQIGMMIDIVRLEQLLGIPVVATAAVSGTGMGALTKAISQYQVIKPVFIPLNEQIERSVAGISALLSRNYGFDQRSASLLILQGDESAVAVAQTEAAWPDIAAAIKQLPFRPDHNLGALVAAARQDIIDKLIAQTVVYAPPGCRERKGLAPWLGKVTRKPLTGIPILCIVLYCGLYQFVGKFGAGYLVDYINNCVFIPILIPVAQGAVNAWIPWEWLRSLLVGDYGVFTMGFRYAAAIILPIVGTFFLAFAVLEDTGYLPRLAMLADSVFRYFGLNGRAVIPLTLGLGCGTMAVMVTRTLETKRERLLATFLLSLTIPCSAQLGVVLALLSHNPAAVILWSGYLLLIFAVAGRLSTRLVPGHRSAFYMELPPLRLPLIRNVIKKASTRMTWYFREILPVFVAASAVLWAGDRSGILAALIQYLQPVMGLIGLPPAAAQAFLLGFFRRDYGAAGLYDLAAAGRLTDMQLVVAAVALTLFVPCVAQFAVMVKERGPITACIMVALIIMITFIAATFIHQLLQLGLVLGLAGGIV
- a CDS encoding FeoA family protein translates to MKPVIMLRAGETAKIIAVRSHDDQHMRKLTVFGLLPGADIEVLQTAPVYVLRIDNTELALDYETAAGILVATTRAGR
- a CDS encoding DUF1858 domain-containing protein, with protein sequence MSITKEMSIVDVVQKYPQTVQVFRSYGMGCLGCAAARFENIEQGAAAHGIDTTALVADLNKAVNE